A stretch of Saccharothrix texasensis DNA encodes these proteins:
- the dxs gene encoding 1-deoxy-D-xylulose-5-phosphate synthase, producing the protein MTLLESVHGPADLKRLGPDELVALAGEIRRFLVDKVSRTGGHLGPNLGVVELTMAVHRVFDSPHDSVVFDTGHQSYVHKILTGRRAGFDTLRQKGGLSGYPSRAESEHDVEENSHASTALSYADGLAKAYQLGGQRRHVVAVVGDGALTGGMCWEALNNIASGTDRPVVIVVNDNGRSYSPTIGGLADHLSSLRLQPGYERALERGKSALQGTPFVGKPVYAALHAAKRGIKDALSPQAMFEDLGLKYIGPVDGHDHAVLESALRRAKSFGGPVIVHTVTRKGNGFAPAENHEADQMHATGVIDPITGENIGPSKRTWTHVFADEIATLGGERPDLVAITAAMRGPTGLDKFAGLYPDRCFDVGIAEQHAMTSAAGLAMGGMHPVVAIYATFLNRAFDQLLMDVAMHRQGVTVVLDRAGVTGPDGASHHGMWDLSICGLIPGIHVAAPRDAASLREELREAVRISDAPSVVRYPKASVGPDLPALERIGTVDVLHRSGSDVLLVTVGAFGELGLAAAQRLADQGIGVTVVDPRWVFPVPDDLVALAADHRLVVTVEDNGRHGGFGWALAAALRDAAVDTPLRDLAIPQAFQEHGERAEVLSDIGLTAQDVSRRITEWVVASEPAQVGAAAEK; encoded by the coding sequence GTGACGCTGCTGGAATCCGTGCACGGACCGGCGGATCTGAAACGGCTGGGACCTGACGAGCTGGTCGCGCTCGCCGGTGAGATCCGGCGTTTCCTGGTCGACAAGGTCTCCCGGACCGGCGGGCACCTCGGTCCGAACCTGGGTGTCGTCGAGCTGACCATGGCCGTGCACCGGGTCTTCGACTCGCCGCACGACTCGGTGGTCTTCGACACCGGCCACCAGAGCTACGTGCACAAGATCCTCACCGGCCGCCGCGCCGGCTTCGACACGCTCCGCCAGAAGGGCGGCCTGTCCGGCTACCCCTCCCGGGCCGAGAGCGAGCACGACGTCGAGGAGAACAGCCACGCCTCGACCGCCCTGTCCTACGCCGACGGCCTGGCCAAGGCCTACCAGCTCGGCGGTCAGCGGCGGCACGTCGTCGCGGTCGTCGGCGACGGCGCCCTGACCGGCGGCATGTGCTGGGAGGCGTTGAACAACATCGCCTCCGGCACCGACCGACCCGTCGTCATCGTGGTCAACGACAACGGCCGCTCCTACTCGCCCACCATCGGCGGCCTCGCGGACCACCTCTCGTCGCTGCGCCTGCAACCCGGCTACGAACGCGCCCTGGAGCGCGGCAAGTCCGCCTTGCAGGGCACCCCGTTCGTCGGCAAGCCCGTCTACGCCGCCCTGCACGCCGCCAAGCGCGGCATCAAGGACGCCCTCAGCCCGCAGGCCATGTTCGAGGACCTCGGCCTCAAGTACATCGGCCCCGTCGACGGCCACGACCACGCCGTGCTCGAGTCGGCGCTGCGCCGCGCCAAGTCCTTCGGCGGACCGGTCATCGTGCACACCGTCACCCGCAAGGGCAACGGCTTCGCGCCCGCGGAGAACCACGAGGCCGACCAGATGCACGCCACCGGCGTCATCGACCCCATCACCGGCGAGAACATCGGCCCGTCCAAGCGCACCTGGACCCACGTGTTCGCCGACGAGATCGCGACCCTGGGCGGCGAACGGCCCGACCTGGTCGCCATCACCGCCGCCATGCGCGGCCCGACAGGCCTGGACAAGTTCGCGGGCCTCTACCCGGACCGCTGCTTCGACGTGGGCATCGCCGAGCAGCACGCCATGACCTCCGCCGCCGGCCTCGCCATGGGCGGCATGCACCCGGTCGTCGCCATCTACGCCACCTTCCTCAACCGGGCGTTCGACCAGCTCCTGATGGACGTCGCCATGCACAGGCAGGGCGTCACCGTCGTCCTCGACCGGGCGGGTGTCACCGGCCCCGACGGCGCCTCCCACCACGGCATGTGGGACCTGTCCATCTGCGGCCTGATCCCCGGCATCCACGTGGCCGCCCCCCGCGACGCCGCCTCGCTGCGCGAAGAGCTCCGCGAAGCCGTCCGCATCTCCGACGCACCCTCCGTCGTCCGCTACCCGAAGGCCTCGGTGGGCCCCGACCTGCCGGCCCTCGAACGCATCGGCACCGTCGACGTCCTGCACCGCTCGGGCTCCGACGTCCTCCTGGTCACCGTGGGCGCGTTCGGCGAACTCGGCCTGGCCGCCGCCCAGCGCCTCGCCGACCAGGGCATCGGCGTCACCGTCGTGGACCCCCGCTGGGTCTTCCCCGTCCCGGACGACCTGGTCGCCCTGGCCGCCGACCACCGCCTCGTCGTCACCGTCGAGGACAACGGCCGGCACGGCGGCTTCGGCTGGGCCCTGGCCGCCGCGCTGCGCGACGCCGCCGTCGACACCCCGCTCCGCGACCTGGCCATCCCGCAGGCCTTCCAGGAGCACGGCGAACGGGCCGAAGTCCTCTCCGACATCGGCCTGACCGCCCAGGACGTCTCCCGCCGCATCACCGAGTGGGTCGTCGCCTCCGAGCCCGCCCAGGTGGGCGCGGCCGCCGAGAAGTAG
- a CDS encoding peptidase inhibitor family I36 protein: MNRAVRAVLAFAAVVGVGGATAAPATASADPQECRGGYLCLYSGIGYTGHLWMKSRCGFYNIGLEGWSDRVRSYRNLQSTGTVSIFMQWDGATWVELGRSTASEEVYDATSIYATDGVWVC; this comes from the coding sequence ATGAACAGGGCGGTTCGTGCCGTACTGGCGTTCGCAGCGGTCGTGGGTGTAGGTGGTGCCACGGCGGCGCCGGCTACCGCTTCGGCGGACCCACAGGAGTGCCGGGGTGGCTACCTGTGCCTGTACAGCGGCATCGGCTACACCGGTCACCTGTGGATGAAGTCGCGGTGCGGCTTCTACAACATCGGCCTGGAGGGGTGGAGCGACCGCGTGCGGTCCTACCGGAACCTGCAGTCCACCGGCACGGTGTCGATCTTCATGCAGTGGGACGGCGCGACCTGGGTCGAACTGGGCCGGTCGACGGCCTCCGAAGAGGTGTACGACGCGACCTCGATCTACGCCACCGACGGCGTGTGGGTCTGCTGA
- a CDS encoding APC family permease, with protein MSKLATAAKRLLVGRPFRSDRLAHTLLPKRIALPVFASDAMSSVAYAPEEIFLVLSVAGLSAYALAPWVGAAVVVVMLTVVASYRQNVHAYPSGGGDYEVATVNLGRRAGLTVASALLVDYILTVAVSISSAAANIGSAIPFVATHKAEFAVVAIVLLTAINLRGIRESGSAFAIPTYAFMAGILFMVGYGLFRGFVLGEEMRAESAGLELRAEDDHLMGLAFVFLVLRAFSSGSAALTGVEAISNGVPAFRKPKSRNAATTLLAMGLIAVTMLMGLIVLAQLTGVKMAENPAHQLVNAPAGYEQKTMVAQIAHAVFAGFPFGFFFITVVTALILVLAANTAFNGFPVLGSILAQDRYLPRQLHTRGDRLAFSNGIVFLAGGAIVLVIAFDAEVTKLIQLYIVGVFVSFTMSQTGMVRHWNRLLETETDPVARRRMRRSQTINAFGLALTASVLVVVLITKFTKGAWIAIAAMAALYALMTAIRRHYDRVAEELRQQERQKLLPARNHAMVLVSKLHMPTLRALAYAKATRPDMLEAVTVNVDDGDTRRLVREWEKENFKVPLKVIESPYREITKPVLDYVKRVRTDNPRDVVTVFIPEYVVGHWWEQFLHNQSALRLKGRLLFQPGVMVTSVPWQLASSSKVTDKDDVVAPGAIRRGLDKRGREKDGK; from the coding sequence GTGTCCAAGCTCGCAACCGCGGCCAAGCGCCTCCTGGTCGGCAGGCCCTTCCGCAGCGATCGCCTAGCCCACACCCTGCTGCCCAAGCGCATCGCCCTGCCCGTGTTCGCCTCGGACGCGATGTCGAGCGTGGCCTACGCGCCCGAGGAGATCTTCCTCGTGCTGTCGGTGGCGGGGCTGTCGGCTTACGCGCTGGCGCCGTGGGTGGGCGCGGCCGTGGTCGTCGTGATGCTCACGGTGGTCGCGAGCTACCGGCAGAACGTGCACGCCTACCCGTCGGGCGGCGGCGACTACGAGGTCGCCACGGTCAACCTGGGCCGCCGTGCGGGCCTGACCGTGGCGAGCGCCCTGCTGGTCGACTACATCCTCACGGTCGCCGTGTCGATCTCGTCGGCGGCGGCGAACATCGGCTCGGCCATCCCGTTCGTGGCCACCCACAAGGCCGAGTTCGCGGTCGTCGCGATCGTCCTGCTCACCGCCATCAACCTGCGCGGCATCCGCGAGTCGGGCAGCGCGTTCGCCATCCCGACCTACGCGTTCATGGCCGGCATCCTGTTCATGGTCGGCTACGGCCTGTTCCGCGGCTTCGTCCTGGGCGAGGAGATGCGCGCGGAGAGCGCCGGGCTGGAGCTGCGGGCCGAGGACGACCACCTGATGGGCCTGGCGTTCGTGTTCCTCGTGCTGCGCGCCTTCTCGTCCGGCAGCGCGGCGCTGACGGGCGTGGAGGCGATCAGCAACGGCGTGCCGGCGTTCCGCAAGCCGAAGTCGCGCAACGCGGCGACCACGCTGCTGGCGATGGGCCTGATCGCGGTCACGATGCTGATGGGCCTGATCGTGCTGGCCCAGCTCACGGGCGTGAAGATGGCCGAGAACCCGGCGCACCAGCTCGTCAACGCGCCCGCGGGCTACGAGCAGAAGACCATGGTCGCCCAGATCGCCCACGCGGTGTTCGCGGGCTTCCCGTTCGGGTTCTTCTTCATCACCGTGGTCACCGCCCTGATCCTCGTGCTGGCGGCGAACACCGCGTTCAACGGCTTCCCGGTGCTCGGCTCGATCCTCGCCCAGGACCGCTACCTGCCCCGCCAGCTGCACACCCGCGGCGACCGGCTCGCGTTCAGCAACGGCATCGTCTTCCTCGCGGGCGGGGCGATCGTGCTGGTCATCGCGTTCGACGCCGAGGTGACCAAGCTCATCCAGCTCTACATCGTCGGCGTGTTCGTCTCGTTCACGATGAGCCAGACCGGCATGGTCCGGCACTGGAACCGGCTGCTGGAGACCGAGACGGACCCGGTGGCCCGCCGCCGGATGCGCCGGTCGCAGACGATCAACGCCTTCGGCCTGGCGCTCACGGCCTCGGTGCTGGTGGTCGTGCTGATCACCAAGTTCACCAAGGGCGCGTGGATCGCCATCGCCGCGATGGCCGCCCTGTACGCCCTGATGACGGCCATCCGCCGGCACTACGACCGGGTCGCCGAGGAGCTGCGCCAGCAGGAGCGGCAGAAGCTGCTGCCCGCCCGCAACCACGCCATGGTGCTGGTCTCCAAGCTGCACATGCCCACCCTGCGGGCCCTGGCGTACGCCAAGGCGACCCGGCCGGACATGCTGGAGGCCGTCACCGTCAACGTGGACGACGGCGACACCCGCCGCCTGGTGCGGGAATGGGAGAAGGAGAACTTCAAGGTGCCGCTCAAGGTGATCGAGTCGCCCTACCGCGAGATCACCAAACCGGTCCTCGACTACGTCAAACGGGTGCGCACCGACAACCCGCGCGACGTGGTCACCGTGTTCATCCCGGAGTACGTCGTGGGCCACTGGTGGGAGCAGTTCCTGCACAACCAGAGCGCGCTGCGGCTCAAGGGCAGGCTGCTGTTCCAACCGGGCGTGATGGTGACGAGCGTCCCATGGCAGCTGGCTTCATCCTCGAAGGTGACCGACAAGGACGACGTGGTCGCGCCCGGCGCGATCCGCCGCGGCCTGGACAAGCGCGGCCGAGAGAAGGACGGCAAGTGA
- a CDS encoding potassium channel family protein, whose product MRLGSRVWARRSLRKGLPTRRRLAAVASLDTGRKRKGSGPLVGVIVGRFSVSVVQEAFVHVVIMGCGRVGSSLAKALERLDHQVSVIDKDAQSFRRLGPDFHGQQVVGNGFDQKVLIEAGIERAGAFAAVSSGDNSNIISARVARETFGVEAVVARIYDEKRAAVYERLGIPTVATVPWSTDRFLRMLLPEGTATAWRDPSGTVAVLPLELHEDWVGHTVRDLEEATGCRVAFVMRFGTGVLPDSKTVLQEDDQVYVAALSGTVTDVAAAAAHAPEES is encoded by the coding sequence ATGCGCTTGGGCAGCAGGGTGTGGGCTAGGCGATCGCTGCGGAAGGGCCTGCCGACCAGGAGGCGCTTGGCCGCGGTTGCGAGCTTGGACACGGGTCGAAAGCGTAAGGGGTCAGGTCCCCTGGTCGGAGTAATCGTGGGTAGGTTCTCCGTAAGCGTCGTTCAGGAGGCTTTCGTGCACGTGGTGATCATGGGCTGCGGCCGGGTGGGCTCGTCCCTGGCCAAGGCGCTGGAGCGCCTCGACCACCAGGTATCGGTGATCGACAAGGACGCCCAGTCCTTCCGCAGACTCGGCCCGGACTTCCACGGCCAGCAGGTCGTCGGCAACGGATTCGACCAGAAGGTGCTGATCGAGGCCGGGATCGAGCGGGCGGGCGCGTTCGCGGCCGTGTCCAGCGGCGACAACTCCAACATCATCTCGGCGCGGGTGGCGCGGGAGACGTTCGGGGTGGAGGCGGTGGTCGCCCGGATCTACGACGAGAAGCGCGCCGCGGTGTACGAGCGGCTCGGCATCCCGACCGTGGCGACCGTGCCGTGGTCGACCGACCGGTTCCTGCGGATGCTGCTGCCCGAGGGCACCGCGACGGCGTGGCGCGACCCGTCGGGCACCGTCGCCGTGCTGCCGCTGGAGCTGCACGAGGACTGGGTCGGGCACACCGTGCGCGACCTGGAAGAGGCCACCGGCTGCCGGGTGGCGTTCGTGATGCGGTTCGGGACGGGCGTGCTGCCCGACTCGAAGACCGTGCTGCAGGAGGACGACCAGGTGTACGTGGCCGCCCTGTCCGGCACCGTGACCGACGTGGCCGCGGCTGCGGCTCACGCGCCCGAGGAGAGCTGA
- a CDS encoding DUF3710 domain-containing protein: MFGKRRKRGRHSANRGTAQPEVEFDGAEEAEEGPFDSTQAPDDGLNRLDLGSIRLPVPEGVQLQVEMDPAGAVRAVHLLTTVGQLTVSAFAAPKQDRLWPDVSGEMIAQFKSDGFRILRENGEWGEEITARNNEVHLRVVGVDGPRWMLRGIAAAPTEEQSAKATDALYALMRDTVVVRGEQAMPVRTPLPIELPEAIARHIQAQQQG, encoded by the coding sequence ATGTTCGGAAAGCGCCGCAAGCGCGGTAGGCACTCCGCGAACCGGGGGACGGCGCAACCCGAGGTCGAGTTCGACGGCGCCGAGGAGGCGGAGGAGGGGCCGTTCGACTCGACGCAGGCCCCGGACGACGGCCTGAACCGGCTGGACCTCGGCTCGATCCGGCTGCCCGTGCCCGAGGGCGTGCAGCTCCAGGTGGAGATGGACCCGGCGGGCGCGGTGCGGGCGGTGCACCTGCTCACGACCGTCGGCCAGCTCACCGTGAGCGCGTTCGCCGCGCCGAAGCAGGACCGGCTGTGGCCGGACGTCAGCGGCGAGATGATCGCCCAGTTCAAGAGCGACGGCTTCCGGATCCTGCGGGAGAACGGCGAGTGGGGCGAGGAGATCACCGCCCGCAACAATGAAGTACACCTTCGGGTGGTCGGCGTGGATGGGCCGCGGTGGATGCTGCGGGGCATCGCGGCGGCCCCGACGGAGGAGCAGAGCGCCAAGGCGACCGACGCCCTCTACGCGTTGATGCGGGACACCGTCGTGGTGCGCGGCGAGCAGGCGATGCCGGTGCGCACGCCGTTGCCGATCGAGCTGCCCGAGGCCATCGCCCGGCACATCCAGGCGCAGCAGCAGGGCTAG
- a CDS encoding ArsR/SmtB family transcription factor → MLKIHFTPADLARTNVAPAVDPLWEIVLSGFQLDRLETTLLRPWVHRLRSDPARVTAMRPGARVLGVLAPRGAYFPDFLTPGRGALGLDLGLEAVRSVDVDRLTHEVHRLGTHHPLPPWTRDLGNPSSDVLRRLVDTWRSYHEAVIRPEEDTIQAAVDADLAQRAHAILTGGLTGLFDSLAPLLRWRAPVLEVDYPLDRHIHLGGRGLRLIPSYFCQGTPISLADPDLPPILVYPIAAEHRLPDQRSGDPLASLLGPTRAAVLHAVGSGRTTSELARRTTISIASASRHTAVLREAGLISSWRHGATIRHSLTDTGTRLLGRT, encoded by the coding sequence GTGTTGAAGATTCATTTCACGCCGGCGGACCTGGCGCGCACGAACGTGGCGCCGGCCGTGGACCCGCTGTGGGAGATCGTGCTCAGCGGGTTCCAGCTCGACCGCCTGGAGACGACCCTGCTCAGACCGTGGGTCCACCGCCTGCGCTCCGACCCGGCACGGGTGACGGCGATGCGCCCCGGGGCCCGGGTGCTGGGAGTCCTCGCACCCAGGGGCGCCTACTTCCCCGACTTCCTCACCCCGGGGCGGGGAGCTCTCGGTCTGGACCTCGGACTCGAAGCCGTGCGGTCGGTCGACGTCGACAGGCTGACCCACGAGGTGCACCGGTTGGGAACCCACCACCCGCTCCCCCCTTGGACCCGGGACCTCGGCAACCCGTCCTCGGACGTGCTCCGCCGACTCGTCGACACCTGGCGCTCCTACCACGAAGCCGTCATCCGGCCCGAGGAAGACACGATCCAGGCGGCGGTCGACGCCGACCTCGCCCAACGCGCGCACGCGATCCTCACCGGCGGCCTGACCGGCCTGTTCGACAGCCTGGCCCCGCTGCTCCGCTGGCGAGCACCTGTCCTCGAAGTCGACTACCCCCTCGACCGGCACATCCACCTCGGCGGTCGCGGCCTGCGCCTGATCCCCTCCTACTTCTGCCAGGGAACACCGATCTCCCTCGCCGACCCGGACCTGCCCCCGATCCTCGTCTACCCGATCGCCGCCGAGCACCGCCTGCCCGACCAGCGGTCCGGAGACCCCCTCGCCTCCCTGCTGGGCCCGACTCGCGCCGCCGTGCTGCACGCCGTCGGGTCCGGCCGCACCACCAGCGAACTCGCCCGCCGGACCACGATCTCGATCGCCTCGGCCAGCCGCCACACCGCCGTGCTGCGCGAGGCGGGACTGATCTCCTCCTGGCGGCACGGAGCGACGATCCGCCACTCCCTCACCGACACCGGCACGAGGCTCCTCGGCCGCACCTGA
- a CDS encoding potassium channel family protein: MRIAIAGAGAVGRSIAAELVSDGHQVMLIERDRRHFEPHTVEQAEWVQADACELSSLEDAGMQLCDVVIAATGDDKVNLVVSLLAKTEFAVRRVVARVNDPANEWLFTESWGVDVAVSTPRILSALVEEAVTVGDVVRLMTLRQGQANLVEITLPGDTPLAGSPVNGLALPRDAALVTILRGGRVIVPTPDDTLEGGDELLFVAAADVEQEIRSALGY; encoded by the coding sequence GTGCGTATCGCGATTGCGGGTGCCGGCGCGGTGGGTCGTTCCATCGCGGCCGAACTGGTGTCCGACGGGCACCAGGTGATGCTGATCGAACGTGACCGCAGGCACTTCGAGCCGCACACCGTGGAGCAGGCCGAGTGGGTGCAGGCCGACGCGTGCGAGCTGTCGTCGCTGGAGGACGCCGGCATGCAGCTGTGCGACGTGGTGATCGCGGCGACCGGCGACGACAAGGTCAACCTGGTGGTGTCGCTGCTGGCGAAGACCGAGTTCGCGGTGCGTCGCGTGGTGGCGCGGGTGAACGACCCGGCCAACGAGTGGCTGTTCACCGAGTCGTGGGGCGTGGACGTGGCCGTGTCGACGCCGCGCATCCTGTCCGCGCTGGTGGAGGAGGCCGTGACGGTCGGGGACGTGGTGCGGCTGATGACGTTGCGCCAGGGCCAGGCCAACCTGGTGGAGATCACGCTGCCGGGTGACACACCGCTGGCGGGGTCGCCGGTGAACGGCTTGGCGCTGCCCCGGGACGCCGCCCTGGTGACGATCCTGCGCGGCGGCCGGGTCATCGTCCCGACACCGGACGACACGCTCGAAGGCGGCGACGAACTGCTGTTCGTAGCCGCCGCGGACGTCGAACAGGAGATCCGTTCGGCTCTGGGTTACTGA
- a CDS encoding DUF3159 domain-containing protein, which translates to MTPVNESEKQPTLLEQMGGVSGLLFSSLPVVVFVLVNAFAGLMPAIWSALAFSVVIGIVLALRKGSVQPAVSAVFGVGIAAFIAYRTGDAKGFFLFGIWQSLVYGGGFVLSILVRWPLAGVIWSFLNGQGQTWRKDKASVRDYDIATLVWALVFIARFVVQRWLYDEASVGWLAAARLAMGYPLMAVALVATVWAVRRSDKRLKATLAREEEENRAAEERLRAQSEANGEPNIYDQMLDAATDQVLSDADKARHAPTPRPAPARTEDR; encoded by the coding sequence ATGACCCCAGTGAACGAGTCCGAGAAGCAGCCCACCCTCCTCGAGCAGATGGGCGGCGTGAGCGGCCTGCTGTTCTCCTCGTTGCCCGTCGTGGTGTTCGTGCTGGTCAACGCGTTCGCCGGGCTGATGCCCGCGATCTGGAGCGCGTTGGCGTTCTCCGTCGTGATCGGCATCGTGCTGGCCCTGCGCAAGGGCTCCGTGCAGCCCGCCGTCTCGGCGGTCTTCGGCGTCGGCATCGCCGCGTTCATCGCCTACCGGACCGGCGACGCCAAGGGCTTCTTCCTGTTCGGCATCTGGCAGAGCCTCGTCTACGGCGGCGGGTTCGTGCTGTCGATCCTGGTCAGGTGGCCTCTCGCGGGCGTGATCTGGTCGTTCCTCAACGGCCAGGGCCAGACGTGGCGCAAGGACAAGGCGAGCGTCCGCGACTACGACATCGCCACCCTCGTGTGGGCGCTGGTGTTCATCGCGCGGTTCGTGGTGCAGCGGTGGCTGTACGACGAGGCGTCGGTGGGCTGGCTGGCGGCCGCGCGGCTGGCCATGGGCTACCCGCTGATGGCGGTGGCGCTGGTCGCCACGGTCTGGGCGGTGCGCCGGTCGGACAAGCGCCTGAAAGCCACCCTCGCCCGCGAGGAAGAGGAGAACCGGGCAGCCGAGGAACGCCTCCGCGCCCAGTCCGAGGCCAACGGCGAGCCGAACATTTACGACCAGATGCTCGACGCCGCGACCGACCAGGTCCTCTCCGACGCCGACAAGGCGCGGCACGCTCCGACCCCTCGTCCGGCACCAGCCCGAACCGAGGACCGCTAG
- a CDS encoding OB-fold nucleic acid binding domain-containing protein — MTGTGGGYWRRLVRRLTTDVSELDADDLSRKAVAVGAIRACDCKSGQEVTVLGRLRSVELCPRDAAATLEAELYDGTEGVTLVWLGRRRIAGIEPGRTIKARGRIAVRDGRKVLYNPYYELQNAS, encoded by the coding sequence ATGACTGGTACTGGGGGTGGCTACTGGCGCCGCCTCGTGCGTCGGCTGACCACCGACGTGAGCGAGTTGGACGCCGACGACCTGTCACGAAAAGCCGTGGCCGTCGGGGCCATCCGAGCGTGCGACTGCAAGTCCGGACAAGAGGTGACCGTGTTGGGCAGGTTGCGCAGCGTCGAGCTGTGCCCGCGTGACGCGGCGGCCACGCTGGAGGCGGAGTTGTACGACGGCACCGAGGGCGTGACGCTGGTCTGGCTTGGCCGGCGCCGGATCGCGGGCATCGAACCTGGTCGCACCATCAAGGCCAGAGGTCGGATCGCCGTGCGCGACGGGCGCAAGGTGCTCTACAACCCCTACTACGAGCTGCAGAACGCTTCATGA
- a CDS encoding alpha/beta fold hydrolase, protein MSSSRAVLLPGTASDEVFISAVFARPLAEAGLALLAPASRGVREHVAALDAAWDGTPLVVGGVSLGAHVAAAWAVRHPERCAGLLLALPAWHGAADGAPASATARASASVVGSAGVEAALTGVDGWLGDELRRAWPRYGSRLADVLEEAAGEPAPSLAELSGLTAPVGVAACTDDPIHPLEVARAWVEALPRAALRTTTLAALGADRESLGRAALDAYRSAQAAV, encoded by the coding sequence ATGAGCTCGTCACGTGCCGTTCTGCTGCCGGGCACCGCGTCCGACGAGGTGTTCATCTCCGCGGTGTTCGCCCGCCCCCTGGCCGAGGCCGGGTTGGCGCTGCTCGCGCCCGCGTCCCGGGGCGTCCGGGAGCACGTGGCGGCGCTGGACGCCGCCTGGGACGGCACGCCGCTGGTCGTGGGCGGTGTGTCGCTGGGCGCGCACGTGGCGGCGGCGTGGGCGGTGCGGCACCCCGAGCGGTGCGCGGGCCTGCTGCTGGCGCTGCCCGCCTGGCACGGCGCGGCGGACGGCGCGCCGGCGTCGGCGACGGCACGGGCCAGCGCCTCGGTGGTGGGGTCGGCGGGCGTCGAGGCCGCGTTGACCGGCGTCGACGGGTGGCTCGGCGACGAGCTGCGGCGGGCCTGGCCCCGGTACGGGTCGCGGCTCGCGGACGTGCTGGAGGAGGCCGCCGGCGAGCCGGCGCCCTCGTTGGCCGAGCTGAGCGGCCTCACGGCGCCGGTGGGGGTCGCGGCCTGCACCGACGACCCCATTCACCCGTTGGAGGTCGCCCGAGCGTGGGTCGAGGCACTCCCCCGTGCCGCTCTGCGCACGACGACGTTGGCGGCGCTGGGCGCGGACCGGGAGTCCCTGGGCCGCGCCGCGCTCGACGCCTACCGCTCCGCGCAGGCGGCGGTCTAG
- a CDS encoding class I SAM-dependent RNA methyltransferase — protein sequence MQRLIEVEVGAVAHGGHCVARHEGRVVFVRHALPGERVVVRITEDTGGSFCRGDAVEVLQASPDRVPAPCPFAGPGLCGGCDWQHASWQAQRELKAAVVAEQLHRLAKLDWEVIVEDLPGGPEDWRTRMRMAVGPDGRPGFRAHRSHQVIPVDHCVIAVPDALDDVVDRTWPPKSELVVARDAGGRTHVTEIGPPIVRRGRPVPGPSRLRQGSGTATELAAGRTWNLRSDGFWQVHPAAADTFAEVVGDWADCRPGDRAWDLYGGVGLFASVLAEQVGPTGSVAVVESSYGAVADGRLNLSDQPQISWHPGRTEVVLDSPGFTDAPPDVVVLDPPRKGAGKVVVTAIARSRPARVVYVACDPAALARDIAVFAQHGYELAQLRAFDAFPMTHHVECVALLRPAR from the coding sequence ATGCAGCGGCTGATCGAGGTCGAGGTCGGCGCGGTCGCCCACGGCGGGCACTGCGTGGCCCGGCACGAGGGCCGCGTCGTGTTCGTCCGGCACGCGCTGCCCGGCGAGCGGGTGGTCGTGCGGATCACCGAGGACACCGGCGGCTCGTTCTGCCGCGGCGACGCCGTCGAGGTGCTGCAGGCCTCACCCGACCGGGTGCCCGCGCCGTGCCCGTTCGCCGGTCCCGGCCTGTGCGGCGGCTGCGACTGGCAGCACGCGTCGTGGCAGGCCCAGCGCGAGCTGAAGGCCGCCGTGGTCGCCGAGCAGCTGCACCGTCTGGCCAAGCTCGACTGGGAGGTCATCGTCGAGGACCTGCCCGGCGGCCCGGAGGACTGGCGCACCCGGATGCGCATGGCCGTCGGCCCGGACGGCCGCCCCGGTTTCCGCGCCCACCGCAGCCACCAGGTCATCCCCGTGGACCACTGCGTGATCGCCGTCCCCGACGCCTTGGACGACGTGGTCGACCGCACGTGGCCGCCCAAGTCGGAGCTGGTCGTCGCCCGCGACGCGGGCGGCCGGACGCACGTCACCGAGATCGGCCCGCCCATCGTCCGGCGGGGCCGCCCCGTCCCCGGCCCCTCCCGCCTGCGCCAGGGCAGCGGCACCGCCACCGAACTGGCCGCCGGCCGCACGTGGAACCTCCGCTCGGACGGCTTCTGGCAGGTCCACCCGGCCGCCGCGGACACCTTCGCCGAGGTCGTCGGCGACTGGGCCGACTGCCGCCCCGGCGACCGCGCCTGGGACCTCTACGGCGGCGTCGGCCTGTTCGCCTCCGTCCTGGCCGAGCAGGTCGGGCCCACCGGCTCCGTCGCCGTGGTCGAGTCGTCCTACGGCGCCGTCGCCGACGGCCGGCTCAACCTCTCCGACCAGCCGCAGATCAGCTGGCACCCGGGCCGCACCGAGGTGGTGCTCGACTCACCCGGGTTCACCGACGCGCCACCCGACGTCGTCGTCCTCGACCCGCCGCGCAAGGGCGCGGGCAAGGTCGTGGTCACCGCGATCGCCCGCAGCCGACCCGCCCGTGTGGTTTACGTCGCGTGCGACCCGGCCGCCCTGGCCCGCGACATCGCCGTCTTCGCCCAGCACGGCTACGAGTTGGCCCAGCTCAGGGCGTTCGACGCGTTCCCGATGACGCACCACGTCGAATGCGTCGCCCTGCTGCGGCCCGCTCGCTGA